TGCTCCGCCGACAGCTCCTTCGCGACGCGGACGGCGGTGTTGGAGCCGCCCGCGGCCGGGGAGGAGATGATCTCGGCGCCCCACATGGCGAGCAGGTCGCGCCGTTCCTGGGAGGTGTTCTCCGGCATGACGCAGACGATGCGGTAGCCCTTGAGCTTGGCCGCCATGGCGAGCGAGATGCCGGTGTTGCCGCTGGTGGGCTCCAGGATGGTGCAGCCGGGTGTCAGGCGGCCGTCCTTCTCCGCCTGTTCGACCATGTGGAGCGCGGGGCGGTCCTTGATCGAGCCGGTGGGGTTGCGGTCCTCCAGCTTGGCCCAGATCCGTACGTCGTCGGACGGGGACAGCCGGGGCAGACGCACCAGAGGTGTGTTGCCCACGGCTGCCAGCGGGGAGTCGTACCGCATCAGCGCATGCCGCCGGCGACGGCCGGGAGGATCGTGACGTTGTCGCCGTCGCTGAGCTTGGTGGAGATGCCGTCGAGGAAGCGGACGTCCTCGTCGTTGAGGTAGACGTTCACGAAGCGGCGGAGCTGTTCGCCGTCGACAATGCGCTCACGGATGCCGGTGTGGCGGCTCTCCAGGTCGGCGAAGAGGTCGGCGAGGGTGTCCCCGTTGCCTTCGACGGCCTTCGCGCCGTCGGTGTAGGTGCGGAGGATGGTCGGGATGCGGACCTCGATGGCCATGGCGTGGGCTCCTGTCGAAAGCGTGGAGGTGGCGTGGGGCGCGCGTTTCTGCCCCCGCGCAGGGGGTGGTGCGGGTGGTGGGCGCGCGGACCGCGGCTCAGGCCGGGCGGCTCACGGGCAGGCTGCGGGCGGGACAGATCGCGCTGGCGAGCCTGCACAGGTCGACGTGCAGCCGCGCTACGAGCAGCGTGCCCGGCGTCCTGTTGCTCACGTCATGGGGAACCATGCGG
The nucleotide sequence above comes from Streptomyces sp. NBC_01116. Encoded proteins:
- a CDS encoding MoaD/ThiS family protein; translated protein: MAIEVRIPTILRTYTDGAKAVEGNGDTLADLFADLESRHTGIRERIVDGEQLRRFVNVYLNDEDVRFLDGISTKLSDGDNVTILPAVAGGMR
- a CDS encoding putative leader peptide, translated to MVPHDVSNRTPGTLLVARLHVDLCRLASAICPARSLPVSRPA